The following proteins are encoded in a genomic region of Balaenoptera ricei isolate mBalRic1 chromosome 14, mBalRic1.hap2, whole genome shotgun sequence:
- the LOC132347546 gene encoding serpin B3-like: MGGSKRELYSPDLTIHGASAHRLPAHLCFLQAHRGSRPHQANVSSLGEAINHFAVNLFQQIRQSEEENIFFSPLSIMSALAMTSLGAREHTASEIQKVLHSNEIAGNKKGGTTVDPVENTGNVYHQFQTLLTELKKPTDAYELNIANRLYGEKTFLFLQAYMDNVKKFYLASVESADFVNAAEESRKMINSWVEAKLMVEKIKDLFPKDSLGSVTVLVLVNTVYFKGKWCQKFKKENIGEEKFWLNKGTSKSVQMMKQTDHFNFTSLEDMQVKILEIPYKGQELSMMVLLPNELDGLQKLEDQLTAEKLIEWTSPQNMRERQVDLHLPRFKVEESYDLKATLGALGMVDAFSDQDTDFSGMTGRQDVVVSKVLHKSFVEVNEEGTEAAAATGIEIRTKTRLIPDSFRCDHPFLFFIKHNKTNNILFYGRVSSP; this comes from the exons ATGGGAGGCAGCAAGAGAGAGTTATATAGTCCAGACCTGACCATTCACGGCGCATCAGCTCACAGGCTGCCTGCCCACCTCTGCTTCCTCCAGGCTCACAG GGGTTCCAGACCACATCAAGCCAACGTGAGTTCACTCGGTGAAGCAATCAACCACTTTGCAGTCAACCTGTTCCAACAGATCAGACAATCAGAGGAGGAAAAtatcttcttttcccctttgagTATCATGTCAGCCTTAGCCATGACTTCCTTGGGGGCCCGAGAACACACGGCATCAGAAATCCAGAAG GTCCTGCACTCTAATGAAATCGCAGGGAACAAAAAAGGAGGAACTACAGTTGATCCC GTTGAGAATACAGGAAATGTTTATCATCAATTTCAAACTCTTCTGACCGAATTAAAGAAACCCACTGATGCCTATGAGCTGAACATAGCCAACAGGCTCTATGGAGAAAAGACTTTTCTGTTTCTGCAG GCATACATGGATAATGTTAAGAAATTTTACCTAGCCAGTGTGGAATCTGCTGATTTTGTCAATGCTGCAGAAGAAAGTCGGAAGATGATTAATTCCTGGGTGGAAGCCAAACTAATGGTAG AAAAAATCAAGGATCTCTTTCCCAAAGACTCTCTTGGTAGCGTGACTGTTCTGGTTCTGGTGAACACAGTCTATTTCAAAGGGAAGTGGTGCcagaaatttaagaaagaaaatattgggGAGGAAAAATTTTGGCTGAACAAG GGTACAAGCAAATCTGTGCAGATGATGAAACAAACCGATCACTTCAATTTCACGTCACTGGAGGACATGCAAGTCAAGATCCTGGAAATACCGTACAAAGGCCAAGAGCTAAGCATGATGGTGCTGCTGCCCAATGAACTAGATGGTCTGCAGAAG CTTGAAGATCAACTCACTGCTGAGAAGTTAATAGAGTGGACGAGCCCACAGAATATGAGGGAGAGACAAGTGGATTTACACCTACCTCGGTTCAAAGTGGAGGAGAGCTATGACCTCAAGGCCACGCTGGGAGCTCTGGGGATGGTGGACGCCTTCAGTGACCAGGACACCGACTTCTCAGGCATGACCGGGAGACAAGATGTGGTGGTGTCGAAAGTCCTCCACAAGTCCTTCGTGGAGGTGAATGAGGAGGGCACAGAGGCCGCAGCTGCGACTGGAATAGAAATTCGTACAAAAACAAGATTAATTCCAGACAGTTTCCGTTGTGACCACCCTTTCCTGTTCTTCATCAAGCACAACAAGACCAACAACATCCTTTTCTACGGCAGAGTCTCTTCCCCTTAG